The Dyella caseinilytica genome has a window encoding:
- a CDS encoding MotA/TolQ/ExbB proton channel family protein, translating to MAGGWAMAPILICSAVALAIVLERCWTLRRSSVLPAGLSQEVREWARSDQLDPAHLEKLSTGSPLGELLAAALAVRNRPRELIKERIEDTGRHVVHRMERYLNTLGTIALIGPLLGLFGTVIGLIRMFMQVMVGGMADPTKMAGGIGEALICTAAGLTVAIPAYVLHRYFRSKVAGYCVDMEKQATLLLDDLTLSAPAATPRPRRASVAAGDKAPV from the coding sequence ATGGCTGGCGGCTGGGCGATGGCGCCCATCCTGATCTGCTCGGCGGTGGCGCTGGCGATCGTGTTGGAACGGTGCTGGACCTTGCGCCGCAGTTCGGTTTTGCCGGCAGGACTCTCTCAGGAAGTGCGCGAATGGGCGCGTTCCGATCAGCTCGATCCCGCCCACCTGGAAAAACTTTCCACCGGTTCACCGCTGGGCGAATTGCTGGCCGCGGCGCTGGCCGTGCGCAATCGCCCGCGCGAACTGATCAAGGAGCGCATTGAAGATACCGGTCGCCACGTCGTGCACCGGATGGAGCGCTATCTGAACACGCTGGGCACCATCGCGCTGATCGGTCCGCTGCTCGGCCTGTTTGGCACGGTCATCGGCCTGATCCGCATGTTCATGCAAGTGATGGTAGGCGGCATGGCCGATCCGACCAAGATGGCCGGTGGCATCGGTGAGGCACTGATCTGCACCGCAGCCGGTTTGACTGTCGCGATCCCGGCCTATGTGCTGCATCGCTACTTCCGTTCCAAGGTGGCCGGTTACTGCGTGGACATGGAAAAGCAGGCTACCTTGCTGCTGGACGATCTCACGCTGTCCGCGCCCGCGGCTACGCCACGCCCGCGTCGTGCCTCTGTCGCCGCTGGCGACAAGGCGCCGGTCTGA
- a CDS encoding ExbD/TolR family protein — protein MRIGNDRRGDDFEINVVSLIDVLLTLLMFFVLTTTFVQHSRLKVNLPQASAEDRDMQQPAITVMVDRDGHFYVGSDEVIGQGVDPLKTAIARVAGDDRSQTVTIRADAMTAHQNVVTAMDALGQLGFTHLSIATTPTQSEAGQ, from the coding sequence ATGCGTATCGGTAACGACCGTCGTGGCGACGATTTCGAGATCAACGTGGTCTCGCTCATCGATGTGCTGCTGACTTTGTTGATGTTCTTCGTGCTCACGACCACCTTCGTGCAGCACTCGCGTCTGAAAGTGAATCTGCCGCAAGCCAGCGCAGAAGATCGCGACATGCAGCAGCCGGCCATCACGGTCATGGTGGATCGCGATGGCCATTTCTATGTGGGCAGCGACGAAGTGATCGGGCAGGGTGTGGACCCCCTCAAGACAGCGATTGCCCGTGTGGCTGGCGATGACCGCAGCCAGACCGTCACCATCCGCGCCGACGCGATGACGGCACACCAGAACGTGGTCACCGCCATGGATGCGCTGGGCCAGCTCGGCTTTACCCATCTTTCCATCGCGACGACGCCGACCCAGTCGGAAGCGGGCCAATGA
- the msbA gene encoding lipid A export permease/ATP-binding protein MsbA has product MSEGKKKVALWDAESRRVYKRLLGYSARYWPVLLIAIVGFTVDGGALALFTRELQPIMDNLLTKKDPHLIHWMPIWIIGIFLVRGIAIYISNYGMGYVGRNVVQTMQRDVFGAYLHLPTSYFGNEHSGHQVSRITFTSEQIAGASTDALKVAITEGVTVIGMFFVMLYQSLYLTTALLVLVPAIVLITTAVSRRYRVISRRIQGMMGSVTGTVEEMLQAHREVRIYAGQQQAAERFKQVSGRARYLNLKIVATSALSGSTIQSVASFALAGMVFLASRPAVIDSISPGVFMSVLGAMGGMLSSLKRLSNVQSTIQTGLSAAENLFALIDTPPEVDHGTKVLERTRGDLRFEQVRLIYPRSEMEALSGVDLHCAPGTVTALVGRSGSGKSSLVSLLPRFNEPTSGRILLDGADYESYTLASLRKQIAWVGQQVVLFDGTVAENIAYGELAGATEQDIRAAAEAANAMEFIAKLPNGIHNQIGEGGNMLSGGQRQRIAIARAILKNAPILVLDEATSALDTESERLIQQALQRLMRDRTTLVIAHRLSTIEHADQIAVMDHGHVVERGTHAELIAMGGHYAALHRMQFNEPSVAVVAH; this is encoded by the coding sequence ATGAGCGAAGGCAAAAAGAAAGTCGCGTTGTGGGACGCGGAAAGCCGCCGCGTCTACAAGCGATTGCTTGGTTATTCGGCCCGTTATTGGCCAGTGCTCCTGATCGCCATTGTGGGCTTCACGGTGGATGGCGGCGCCCTGGCGCTGTTCACTCGTGAGTTGCAGCCGATTATGGATAACCTTCTGACGAAGAAGGATCCTCATCTCATCCATTGGATGCCGATCTGGATTATCGGCATCTTCCTGGTGCGCGGCATTGCGATCTACATCAGCAACTACGGCATGGGTTATGTCGGGCGCAACGTGGTGCAAACCATGCAGCGCGATGTGTTTGGCGCGTATCTTCATTTGCCGACGTCGTATTTTGGCAATGAGCACTCAGGCCATCAGGTTTCGCGAATCACCTTCACCAGTGAACAGATTGCCGGCGCATCGACCGATGCACTGAAGGTGGCCATCACCGAAGGCGTGACCGTCATCGGCATGTTCTTCGTGATGCTGTACCAGAGCCTGTACCTCACCACGGCGTTGTTGGTGCTGGTGCCTGCGATCGTGCTGATAACGACGGCGGTGAGTCGTCGCTACCGCGTCATCAGCCGTCGTATCCAAGGCATGATGGGTTCGGTCACCGGCACGGTGGAAGAAATGCTGCAGGCCCATCGCGAGGTACGCATCTATGCCGGCCAGCAGCAGGCTGCTGAGCGCTTCAAGCAGGTGTCCGGGCGCGCGCGTTATCTCAACCTCAAGATCGTGGCGACCAGTGCCCTATCGGGCTCGACCATTCAATCGGTGGCGTCGTTTGCGCTGGCGGGAATGGTGTTTCTGGCCTCGCGTCCGGCGGTGATTGACAGCATTTCGCCGGGTGTATTCATGTCTGTCCTCGGCGCGATGGGCGGCATGCTTTCCTCGCTGAAGCGTCTGTCCAACGTGCAGTCGACGATTCAAACCGGCCTCTCGGCTGCGGAGAATTTGTTCGCGCTGATCGATACTCCGCCGGAAGTGGATCATGGCACTAAGGTGCTGGAACGTACGCGGGGCGACCTGCGCTTCGAGCAGGTACGCTTGATCTATCCGCGCAGCGAAATGGAAGCCCTGTCTGGCGTGGATCTGCATTGCGCGCCGGGTACCGTTACTGCGTTGGTAGGACGTTCCGGCAGCGGCAAGAGCAGTTTGGTCAGCCTGTTGCCGCGTTTCAACGAACCGACCAGCGGCCGCATCCTGTTGGATGGTGCTGATTACGAAAGCTATACGCTGGCCTCGCTGCGCAAGCAGATCGCTTGGGTGGGGCAGCAGGTTGTGTTGTTCGATGGCACGGTGGCCGAGAACATCGCTTACGGTGAATTGGCCGGCGCCACTGAGCAAGACATCAGGGCCGCTGCCGAGGCTGCCAACGCGATGGAATTCATCGCCAAGCTGCCCAATGGCATCCACAATCAGATTGGCGAAGGCGGCAACATGTTGTCTGGCGGCCAGCGCCAGCGTATCGCCATCGCCCGCGCCATCCTCAAGAACGCACCGATCCTGGTGCTGGACGAAGCAACCAGTGCACTCGATACCGAATCGGAGCGTTTGATCCAGCAGGCCTTGCAGAGGTTGATGCGCGATCGAACCACGCTGGTGATTGCCCACCGTTTGTCTACCATCGAGCATGCCGACCAGATTGCGGTGATGGATCATGGGCATGTTGTCGAGCGCGGCACGCATGCGGAATTGATCGCCATGGGCGGTCATTACGCAGCGTTGCATCGCATGCAATTCAACGAACCTTCTGTGGCCGTGGTTGCCCATTGA
- the lpxK gene encoding tetraacyldisaccharide 4'-kinase: protein MSLAETLQKGWYGQARLPWWCSALAGLYGLVVAARRGMYRLGWLQTVRLPCPVIVVGNLTAGGTGKTPLTLALIEALRERGYRPGVVSRGYGGTQRGPMLLGDLPDPSEMGDEPALIRAAGVPVAIGRDRPAAAKLLVDAGCNVLIADDGLQHYRLARDIEICVIDGERRFGNAHLMPAGPLREPLRRLDRVDFRVCNGGEARAHEVPMRLRGGTARALLDGHEQALSGFSGMRVHAVAAIGHPQRFFASLAAQGIEVMPHAFPDHHAFAPEDLVFSDHLPVLMTEKDAVKCRAFAHADWWSVPVRAELPAAFYDALCARLQDKA from the coding sequence ATGAGCCTGGCCGAGACGCTCCAGAAGGGCTGGTACGGCCAAGCGCGCTTACCCTGGTGGTGTTCGGCCCTGGCCGGGCTTTACGGCTTGGTGGTGGCTGCCCGGCGTGGCATGTATCGATTGGGTTGGTTGCAAACGGTGCGCCTGCCTTGTCCGGTGATCGTGGTCGGTAACCTGACGGCCGGCGGCACCGGCAAAACGCCGCTGACGCTGGCCTTGATCGAGGCTTTGCGCGAACGCGGCTATCGGCCCGGTGTGGTGAGTCGCGGCTATGGCGGTACGCAGCGCGGGCCCATGCTGCTTGGGGATCTTCCTGATCCTTCCGAGATGGGTGATGAGCCCGCGCTGATCCGCGCAGCAGGCGTTCCGGTGGCGATTGGCCGGGATCGGCCAGCTGCTGCCAAGTTGTTGGTAGATGCCGGTTGCAATGTGCTCATTGCAGACGATGGCCTGCAGCATTACCGGCTGGCGCGCGATATCGAAATCTGTGTGATCGACGGCGAACGCCGTTTCGGCAATGCTCACTTGATGCCGGCAGGGCCGTTGCGCGAGCCGCTGCGCCGCCTGGATCGCGTCGACTTCCGCGTCTGCAATGGTGGCGAGGCGCGGGCTCATGAAGTGCCCATGCGCTTGCGCGGTGGTACCGCTCGCGCCTTATTGGATGGACACGAACAAGCCTTGAGTGGCTTCTCAGGTATGCGCGTGCACGCCGTGGCGGCCATCGGCCATCCGCAGCGCTTTTTCGCTAGCCTGGCTGCGCAGGGCATCGAAGTGATGCCTCACGCCTTCCCCGATCACCATGCCTTCGCCCCAGAGGATCTCGTTTTCAGTGACCATTTGCCGGTGCTGATGACCGAGAAAGATGCCGTGAAATGCCGGGCTTTTGCTCATGCTGACTGGTGGAGCGTTCCGGTCAGGGCTGAGTTGCCAGCCGCTTTTTACGACGCGCTTTGCGCGCGTTTACAGGACAAGGCCTAA
- a CDS encoding DUF6165 family protein, whose protein sequence is MSLIQVPVSFGELIDKITILEIKSRHISDPAKLVNVHNELNLLNATWANHHASQTDISKERERLLAVNEALWDIEDRIRLKEKAQQFDAEFIELARSVYFQNDERAAVKREINLKLGSQLVEEKSYQNYRT, encoded by the coding sequence ATGAGCCTGATCCAGGTACCGGTGTCCTTCGGCGAGCTGATCGACAAGATCACGATTCTCGAGATCAAGTCGCGGCACATCTCCGATCCGGCGAAGCTTGTCAACGTGCATAACGAACTCAATCTGCTCAATGCTACTTGGGCGAATCATCACGCGTCGCAGACCGATATCAGCAAGGAGCGCGAACGTCTGCTTGCCGTGAACGAAGCGTTGTGGGATATCGAGGACCGCATCCGCCTGAAGGAAAAGGCACAGCAGTTCGATGCAGAATTCATCGAGCTGGCACGCTCGGTGTATTTCCAGAACGACGAGCGTGCGGCGGTGAAGCGCGAGATCAATCTGAAGCTGGGTTCGCAGCTTGTGGAAGAAAAGTCTTACCAAAACTATCGTACGTAA